Proteins from a single region of Palaemon carinicauda isolate YSFRI2023 chromosome 1, ASM3689809v2, whole genome shotgun sequence:
- the LOC137639148 gene encoding golgin subfamily A member 6-like protein 7: MKDQLQTKINCMEKEMEMKDQLQSKINCIGKEMENERPITGQEQLYGKGDGKCKTNYRPRLIVLERRWKMKDQLQAKNNCMGKEMENTKINCIGKEMENERPITGQEQMYGKGDGKCKTNYRPRLIVLERRWKMKDKLQSKNKCMGKEMENTKINCIGKEMENERPITVQEQMYGKGDGKCKTNYRPRLIVLERRWKMKDQLQAKNKCMGKEMENEMENERQIAVQEQMYGKGDGKCKTNYRPRLIVLERRWKMKDQLQAKNNCMGKEMENTKINCIGKEMENERQITVQEQMYGKGDGKCKTNYRPRLIVLERRWKMNDQLQAKNNCMGKEMENERKITGQEQLYGKGDGKCKINYRPRLIVLERRWKMKDQLQSKNKCMGKEMENVRPITDQD, from the exons ATGAAAGACCAATTACAGACTAAGATAAATTGTATGGAAAAGGAGATGGAAATGAAAGACCAATTACAGTCCAAGATTAATTGTATTGGAAAGGAGATGGAAAATGAAAGACCAATTACAGGCCAAGAACAACTGTATGGGAAAGGAGATGGAAAATGTAAGACCAATTACAGACCAAGATTAATTGTATTGGAAAGGAGATGGAAAATGAAAGACCAATTACAGGCCAAGAACAACTGTATGGGAAAGGAGATGGAAAAT ACCAAGATTAATTGTATTGGAAAGGAGATGGAAAATGAAAGACCAATTACAGGCCAAGAACAAATGTATGGGAAAGGAGATGGAAAATGTAAGACCAATTACAGACCAAGATTAATTGTATTGGAAAGGAGATGGAAAATGAAAGACAAATTACAGTCCAAGAACAAATGTATGGGAAAGGAGATGGAAAAT ACCAAGATTAATTGTATTGGAAAGGAGATGGAAAATGAAAGACCAATTACAGTCCAAGAACAAATGTATGGGAAAGGAGATGGAAAATGTAAGACCAATTACAGACCAAGATTAATTGTATTGGAAAGGAGATGGAAAATGAAAGACCAATTACAGGCCAAGAACAAATGTATGGGAAAGGAGATGGAAAAT GAGATGGAAAATGAAAGACAAATTGCAGTCCAAGAACAAATGTATGGGAAAGGAGATGGAAAATGTAAGACCAATTACAGACCAAGATTAATTGTATTGGAAAGGAGATGGAAAATGAAAGACCAATTACAGGCCAAGAACAACTGTATGGGAAAGGAGATGGAAAAT ACCAAGATTAATTGTATTGGAAAGGAGATGGAAAATGAAAGACAAATTACAGTCCAAGAACAAATGTATGGGAAAGGAGATGGAAAATGTAAGACCAATTACAGACCAAGATTAATTGTATTGGAAAGGAGATGGAAAATGAATGACCAATTACAGGCCAAGAACAACTGTATGGGAAAGGagatggaaaatgaaagaaaaattacagGCCAAGAACAACTGTATGGGAAAGGAGATGGAAAATGTAAGATCAATTACAGACCAAGATTAATTGTATTGGAAAGGAGATGGAAAATGAAAGACCAATTACAGTCCAAGAACAAATGTATGGGAAAGGAGATGGAAAATGTAAGACCAATTACAGACCAAGATTAA
- the LOC137639138 gene encoding golgin subfamily A member 6-like protein 7, with product MENERQITVQEQMYGKGDGKCKTNYRPRLIVLERRWKMKDQLQAKNNCMGKEMENERKITGQEQLYGKGDGKCKINYRPRLIVLERRWKMKDQLQSKNKCMGKEMENTKINCIGKEMENERPITGQEQQYGEGDGKCKTNYRPRLIVLERRWKMKDKLQSKNKCMGKEMENTKINCIGKEMENERPITGQEQQYGEGDGKCKTNYRPRLIVLERRWKMKDKLQSKNKCMGKEMENEMENERPITGQEQQYGEGDGKCKTNYRPRLIVLERRWKMKDKLQSKNKCMGKEMENVRSITDQD from the exons ATGGAAAATGAAAGACAAATTACAGTCCAAGAACAAATGTATGGGAAAGGAGATGGAAAATGTAAGACCAATTACAGACCAAGATTAATTGTATTGGAAAGGAGATGGAAAATGAAAGACCAATTACAGGCCAAGAACAACTGTATGGGAAAGGagatggaaaatgaaagaaaaattacagGCCAAGAACAACTGTATGGGAAAGGAGATGGAAAATGTAAGATCAATTACAGACCAAGATTAATTGTATTGGAAAGGAGATGGAAAATGAAAGATCAATTACAGTCCAAGAACAAATGTATGGGAAAGGAGATGGAAAAT ACCAAGATTAATTGTATTGGAAAGGAGATGGAAAATGAAAGACCAATTACAGGCCAAGAACAACAGTATGGGGAAGGAGATGGAAAATGTAAGACCAATTACAGACCAAGATTAATTGTATTGGAAAGGAGATGGAAAATGAAAGACAAATTACAGTCCAAGAACAAATGTATGGGAAAGGAGATGGAAAAT ACCAAGATTAATTGTATTGGAAAGGAGATGGAAAATGAAAGACCAATTACAGGCCAAGAACAACAGTATGGGGAAGGAGATGGAAAATGTAAGACCAATTACAGACCAAGATTAATTGTATTGGAAAGGAGATGGAAAATGAAAGACAAATTGCAGTCCAAGAACAAATGTATGGGAAAGGAGATGGAAAAT GAGATGGAAAATGAAAGACCAATTACAGGCCAAGAACAACAGTATGGGGAAGGAGATGGAAAATGTAAGACCAATTACAGACCAAGATTAATTGTATTGGAAAGGAGATGGAAAATGAAAGACAAATTGCAGTCCAAGAACAAATGTATGGGAAAGGAGATGGAAAATGTAAGATCAATTACAGACCAAGATTAA